The sequence below is a genomic window from Saccopteryx leptura isolate mSacLep1 chromosome 3, mSacLep1_pri_phased_curated, whole genome shotgun sequence.
ATTGGAGCTGGAACCTTGGGGTGAAGGCCAGCCATTCTGAGTGTGGCTGGAATGAAGGTTGTATGGAGGGTCAAAAGAGATGGCTAGAAAAGTAGGTACCAGCCAGACTGGCCTGGAACACCCTCCTGAGCAAATGGCCTCTTAGTTTGTGCATGGTCACTGGCTATAGGAGGGCTTCAATCCGGACTGTTCTAAAATAATCTTTTCGCAGCAGTATGTGGACAGGGTAGGGCTTTTCCTATATAGTGCAGGCCAGAGTGATTTGGCCTGAGCCAGACTTGTCACCCCTGGTGTGTTTTCCTACCACTCCTGGCCATGGAATTTAGAGCCTGGAGCGGCAGGTGGCTCAGGAAGAAGAAACAAGCCAAGCCCTGAGAGAGGAGGCCCAGCGGAGGGAGACAGCCCTGCAGCAGCTGCGCACAGCAGTGAAGGAGGTGAGCAGCATCCACGCAGCCCGCCCTCCCAACCGGCACCTGCCTGGGCCCCCTGTGTGATCAGCTCAGCCCGCCCTCCCAACCGGCACCGCCTGAGCCCCCTGTGTGATCAGCTCGGCCTGCCCTCCCAACCGGCACCCGCCTGAGCCCCCTGTGTGATCAGCTCGGCCCGCCCTCCCAACCGGCATCCGCCTGAGCCCCCTGTGTGATCAGTGCGGCCCGCCCTCCCAACCGGCACCCGCCTGAGCCCCCTGTGTGATCAGCTCGGCCCGCCCTCCCAACCAGCACCCGCCTGAGCCCCCTGTGTGATCAGCGCGGCCCGCCCTCCCAACCGGCACCCGCCTGAGCCCCCTGTGTGATCAGTGCGGCCCGCCTTCCCAACCGGCACCTGCCTGAGCCCCCTGTGTGATCAGTGCGGCCCGCCCTCCCAACCGGCACCTGCCTGAGCCCCCTGTGTGATCAGTGCGGCCCGCCCTCCCAACCGGCACCTGCCTGAGCCCCCTGTGTGATCAGCGCGGCTTGCCCTCCCAGCCGGCACCCGCCTGAGCCCCCTGTGTGATCAGCGCGGCTTGCCCTCCCAGCCGGCACCCGCCTGAGCCCCCTGTGTGATCAGCGCGGCTTGCCCTCCCAGCCGGCACCCGCCTGAGCCCCCTGTGTGATCAGTGTGGCCTGCCCTCCCAACCGGCACCCGCCTGAGCCCCCTAGGTGATCAGTGTGGCCTGCCCTCCCAACCGGCACCTGCCTGAGCCCCCTGTGTGATCAGTGTGGCCTGCCCTCCCAACCGGCACCCGCCTGAGCCCCCTAGGTGATCAGTGTGGCCTGCCCTCCCAACCGGCACCTGCCTGAGCCCCCTGTGTGAAAGGGGCCTGCTGAGGGTTATTTGGCAGAGGAAGGACCATTACATCATCCTTTATATTAAAGGTCCTAAGCCTGTCTTAGAGTGGCCGTAATTACGTCCCTAACTACGTAATTGTGTGTGGAAAGTCATGCTCTCCCCCCTTGTCCTGCAGCCGCAGATTTGTGTGGTTGGGAAGGGAAGGGTTTGGGAAGGCTGAGGGTTTGGTGGTCCTCAGGAAGTAAACAGCTGTCATCAGGGGACAGCCAAGTTCACTGGCCAGGTGCCTAGGAACAAGTCTCCCAGAGCAAGGATTGTCACATGGCTTAGTGTGGGTGAAAGGCTGGGACTGGAGAAGGAACTCTCTATTCAGTGTCTTTAAAATAGactaggagagagggagggagggagggagaatagGTATGCTGTTCAGGGTGGGGGAGGACACAGGTGTATGGGAATAACTATTCTTACGTAGTAAAGCCCAGTTTCATAGAAGGGTACGTTCCAGCACTGTCTCCTCCGGGTCCCCAGCTCCCCACCCAGTGGCCACTAGCTGTCATATTGTCTTTATTGCTTCCTTTATTCCTCTGACACACACTGATCAGACTGGCTGGTGGCCACTTTTGTCAGGGTGGCAGGGAGAGATTGAAACCAGTGTCTTCTCAGATTTCACGGTTCACGTTAAGCCTTCTCTAATAGCCTGGCTAACAGAGTTGGCCGAGGGATGCTTCAGATAGAGTTCCGAGGGGTGGGAGGATCTTCTCTGGTTCCTGAACAGAAACCTGGTGGCTGGTGACTCAGAGTCTGCTGGGGAGTGGTTTCCTCTCGGTGCGGGAGCCCTGTGGGCCCAGCCTACCAGGAGGAACTAGGCCTGGtgtgggaaggggtggagagggggggtGTCACCTGACTCACAGTCTcccttcacacacacatgcacggaTCCACCTTGGGTGCAGACACAGTGCTTTTCCCTGGCTCCAGGTTAATGTGTTTGCCCTCCTTCCACTCAGCTTTCCGCACAGAACCAGGACCTGATTGAAAAGAACCTAACGCTCCAGGAAAACCTGCGCCAAGCTCAGCCAGGGGCCCCATCCTCACCAGACATGGCCCAGCTGGCATCTGAGCTGCACCAGGAGCTAGCCAGTTGTCTTCAAGACCTGCAGGCTGTCTGCAGCGTGGTGACGCAGAGGGCCCAGGGCCACGACCCCAATCTCTCCCTGCTCCTGGGCATTCACTGTGAGTCCTCAGGCCGTGTGGGACCCAGGAGAGAGTAGTTCCAGTCTCCTCTCCCCCTCATCCAGCTTTCCCATCTAGAGCAATGTGTGAACAGGGCTGTGGAGGTCTGATCACTGACCTTCGAGAGTTTATGTGTTTCTCAGAGTAAATGTTCAGTAAATCTATTTTGGAAATAGGCATCTTTATGGGGTACCTGGGTGCAAGACAACCAAAAAGTGGCCCTTAGGCAGCAAGTTTTCAGCCCACTGTCCCTAGCTGCTTTTGTAAAAGTACCTTGTCTCAAGACCATGGGCCTCAAGGTACTGACTGTGCATACTGTGCCCTCCACTGAAAGCATCCCTTGACTAACATTCTCTCAAAATGCTCTCCTCGCCAGCTGCACAGCACCCAGGGACTCCGCTAGATTTACAGAAGCCGGATGTAATCAGGAGGAAACTAGAAGAGGTTCAACAGCTGCGCCATGACATTGAGGATTTAAGGACCACCATGTCAGATAGATACGCCCAGGATATGGGAGAAAACTGTGTCACACAGTGAGGAATGCTGGGCATGGGACAGGCTATATTCCCCAAGGGAGGATCTGGTCTCCTGAGAGCCCAGTCCAGCAGGTCCTGCCCTGACAACCTCTTGCCTCCTGTTTGCTGCTATTCCCAGAGAGAAGGTGTGGAAAGGAGGTAAGAGCCTGCATCTGGGGCTGAGGGCTGACTAGGGAACTGTGCCTGCCCTGTTGCGCACTGGCTTTGCCTTGTTGGATTGCATATGTCCTGTCATTCTGATTCACCCTTTGAGGGTGAGTTACTAATTAACTTTTGCAGGTCACCTGATAAATCCTCAGACTGTTCCTAGCCCCAGGCTGACGTCAGAGACAAACGGGCTGCTCACCTCCCTTCTCCATCCTTTGGGGGGATCCACACTTATTCCCACTGCATACCATGGTCCTGCTCTTCCCCAGAGTTCACCAGAGGGGTCTGGAAAGGCTGTGTACCAATACCGATGGCCATTTAAGCATTCTCAGGCCCCCCCAGGTGCCAGCCTTCCTGGGAGCTGAGCGGGCTTCCTGGGTTTACTTGGGCGCAGTCCTACTGCTTTCTCAGGGCTCTTGTTCTCACAGACACCTCAGGGTGATCAGCTCTTAGCAAAGAACCTGCTAGAATTGGGGGTCTAGGGCTTAGAGCCAGGGCTCCTTCCTCTGTGCCATTTTACAGGAGACCCCTCTCCAGCTATCCTGTggccttggggccctggccataTGGTTAGCACAACCCCCTGCTTCTTTATTCTCAGGCCATCCAGGTTGCCCCCTTTTTGGACTTCTTCTCCTTTTTGGTTCCGAGTTTAGGCAGGATTTCCCTCCAGAATACCACGGGTCACCTGTCAAGCTGCTCACCCCCTCACCCTGGGGCTGGGGCCAGTGCCCAGCCCTGATTTGTGCCTCTCTTGTGTTTGGGGGCAGGGGTCCCTTTCCTGCTCTGGGCTCCTTGAGAGTTCAGAGTATCTAGTACTGGTTAGCTCTAAGGTATAGCTTTTAGtcttttctggatttttaaaatttgtttctctgGGGTTTTTCGAACCTCTGCTTTGTTTTCTGTTGCCTCCTCATTTAGGGAGCATCTCTCAGCTGTTTGTATCTGGTTGCTGGGCTGGCCCCCGGCTGCCTCTAGAGCTGGAGCCAGGCCAAGCCAAAGCCACGTGTAGGTATGAGGAGTGCTGTGCAGTTCAGGAGCCTAGTCAGCCACCATGAGATTCTTACTAAGCTTTTGGGCTGTGGGGGAAGTGTCCTAGACCTCACTCCTGGTCCTGAATAAGACTCCTTAAGTGTTTTTAcaagttgtgttttatttatgGAGTTACTTATCCCTTCCATTCAGAGCAGCCCCACCCAGCCGTCCCCACAGCCTCTGGGCTCCTGCCTCCTGAAAGCAGAACCGGCTGGTTGGCCTCCACCCTGTGTTGGCAGCCCAGCCACCATGCTCACGGGTATTTTTCTTCATAAAGTTTATAAGCAGTTATTTATATGAATTCTTGTTATGTCAACTGGTTTGTATTGCCTATtttcattacaaaataaaaattttaacagacTCCTCAGTTTTCCATTGCCTTCTATCACCCCACTATCCCCTACTCCACCCCTTATATTTTGGCTTGTTGAAGCCAAAGCCTGGGAGTTTAGCCAAGTTCCCCAGACAGCAAGGAGGGACCTTTGGCAGGTCCATTCTCATGTCTGTATCTCTACTTCTGCTCCCCTATTGTTCTATAGGGAAAGTCAGATTTCTTCCCACACCACTCTATTGGGCGAAGCTGCCCGGAGTCTTACAGCAAAGTTACCATTGTAAAGTTTCAGTAGTCCTCTGAGAGGAAGTCGGCTGCCCATGGGTGCTGGGAGGAAGTGGCTTCCCCAGAGCAAGGCAGGGCGCTGTCTGCTTCAGAGACCTAGGGTTGTCTTCCTGGGGCACTCTCCAAGCTGTGGACCTGGGGGGACTTCTGAGGGGTGTCATGTCCAACCCCAGACAGCTTCCAGAGTTGGGGTACTCTACCTGAATCCCCTGAATTTTTGCTGACAATAGGAGTAGTTTTGGAGTGCCCTATGCAAACAAGCTGGTGTTGAGCTGGGGCCACCCCCAGACCAGCTAGCTCTGGGTCTTTAACAAGGAGTCCCCATCCTTTCCAGAGCTAGCAACCTCTTTCTTACCTTGGCCTTCATCAGGCTCCGTAGGAGTGTGGCCCTACCCCTTGCCACCACCCTTCCTGGTCTAAACCTGCAGGAGTGCACAGGAACGTTGGGGAAAATATTTAAGCAGAGGCTGTCTCCGTTTTGGTGTGCCTCCTATCCCAAGGGGCTAGCCATATGTCCCCTAGTAGGGTCGGGGGTTGGATCCTTTGGAGCTAGGTTCTCTAGTTTGGGAACTTTAGGGGTAAAAACAGCCTTCAAAATTAAAATCCCGGAGCCGAGTCGAGCTGCGCTGCACTGAGCTATCGCGGCACAGGGGTGGGTAGTTAGTTGGGTTGCAGGACACCTGGGCTGCGGAGGCGGAGGCAGCCTTTGCCAAACCCTCTCCCTTGCCCCCCGCCCCAGCCTTTACAGCCATTGGGTCTCTCCCCGGCCTCACACTGAAGCCAGAGAGAAGGGCCAAAGAAAGCAGCTCCGCGTGGGACGGGGTCCCGGGCGCTCGgccctgagggggaggggagggatctGCTGCTTGCGGGGAGGGGTAGcacaggccccgccccgcccctgcccgcGCTGCCCATTGGTCCCGAGAGCGGTGACTCGCGAGTTGAGCAGGAAGGAAACCGCTCCCGAGAGCGGCGTCGTCGTCTCCAGGCCGTGCAGCTGTAGCTACCGCCCGCTCGACCGCCAGTCCGTCCACCCGCAGCATGAGTGGCCTGCGCGTCTACAGTACGTCGGTCACCGGATCCCGCGAAGTGAGTGCATGCCCGCGGCCCACGCTGGGGGAGAGTGTGGGCGCCCGGACCCGCCCCCAGGGCGAGGGTGGGGCGGGGGCTGCAAGAGAGATGCGGGGCGGCCTCCTGGGTCGGGTCCCACGAGGGGGCCCCCGCGGCTTCACCCTTACCCTCTTCATCGGGCACCCTGGGGCCTCAACAGCCCCAGCATGAACTGCCCACGCCCATCCTCTGTACTCCCACTACAGGACGACCCAGACCGCGTCCTTACCTTGCCCTTCCTTCTCCACCGGGTGTGTGAACCAGGGTTGGGTGGCCCGTTGCTCAGCCCTCCCTATCGCTGAGTTCCTGGCTCTGCCCACCCTGAATTTCATCCCACTTCCCTTTATTCTGACTCCCTTCGCCATGGTTGGTGGTCCCTCTCTCATCCTACACCACCGCAAGCCTGACTCATTCTCAAAAGTCCTACCGGCCAGAACCCTTCCCCAGGTTGTGGAGTGGGACGGAGACCAGAGTTCCTGGCCACAGCCCGTGGGCCCAGGGTTCCCCTCTAAGCCCTTCAGCCTGCTCACTAAACtctgcctgccctctgcccccagATCAAATCCCAGCAGAGCGAGGTGACCCGCATCCTGGATGGGAAGCGCATCCAGTACCAGCTAGTGGACATTTCCCAGGACAACGCCCTGCGGGATGAGATGCGAGCTTTGGCAGGCAACCCCAAGGCCACCCCACCCCAGATTGTCAACGGAGATCAGTACTGTGGGGTATGAGCCTGGGGATTGAGGGTAGGGAAGTGTGTAGAGGACTCAGGCCAGAGCCACACCTGAGGCAGCCCCAGCACTCAGGTGACcacctctctcatcccctcccccaggaCTATGAGCTCTTTGTGGAGGCTGTGGAACAAAACACGCTGCAGGAGTTCCTGAAACTGGCCTGAGGCGGGCCCAAGCCGGCCAACTGCACTCCGTCACCGCattcccccagcccccagccactGTGGGCCATGAAGGACCTTGTGACCAACTCCTTGTTATTCCTAACCTTCTGATCTTCGAGCCCCGCCCCCCAACCCAAgattctccttctcctccctctaacTGTAGCCCCCTCTCCTCCATTCAGAGGCAACATTCCTTAGCCAGTAGCCTCAGAAATTGTCTTAAGCAACAACCCAAGTGCTGGCTGTCTCAGCCTGGCCCTGGGGCTGCCACCCTGCCTGGCACAAGCTGATGGGCATCTTTGCTGGCTCCATTAGCCAGGGCTCTGCCAAAGGCCCCGCAATCCCCAACCCGGGAACACTCCAGAGACAATTAAATGTCCCATTCCATTGGTGCCTTGTTGTTTGGTATGGGCTAGACATCCTGAGTTCCTGCTTTGAGTGAGGCTGGTGGGTGTAGGTCTGCCGAGGCCCTGCTCCTGGAGTCCCCTGTGCGGCACTTGTGCGTGAGAGTACATGTATTTGGATATATTGGTCCACAGACATACCTATGTGGACCAACAGTTTCTGGAAATAGTGTGGGTGGGTCCCCTTCCAGTTCACATGCATGTGATAATGCCCGTGACACATCTGTGCCTTGGTGTGCTCTGTGCATTGCATGCCTATCAATAATGTGGCTGGTCCACATGGCTGCTTGCCTGTGTTCCAGCAGATTGACTGGGTGTGTCGTGGGAGTGGGTACACAGCTGCAGTTCTGCCAGTTCTGGGGGCAGTGGCTTTGTGCAGTGTTGAGAAAAGGTCCCCACATGCTTGTGGTTCTGTGCATATCTGTGCACAGGGAATCTACTGGCTGTACACTTACACATAAGGCTCTGCTGCCCCCAGCTGAGCCTGTGCGAGGGCCGGCCTTCCCCTCAATGTATCGCCTTAACCCTTCTCTGGAGAAAGAGGAACCTAGAGGACAAAGACCCAGCGGCCAGGCCTGCCAGCTGGGGCTCAAGTTACTGAGAGGGCGGATAGGCGCCGCCCCCTCCCCAGTCTTCCCTGGCTCCCAGCTGGGCTGCCCCACAGTGGAGTCTCAGAGCTGTGCTGGGGGCAAGCGCTTTATTCGGATTGGGGGCTGGGTTAGGGTCAGGGGGCTGGTGGCAGAGCCTTGCGGGCCCTCAGTAGCAGAGTTGCATTGGGCACCAGTCCGGCGGCCTGCAGCGTGATTGTGTCCTCGTGGTAGACTATGGGCGGGAAAGTACTAAAGATCTCGAAACTGTTTGCGTCCACGGCCCTGGGGACCGGGCAGAATGGATCAGGTTAGCTCATGGGACCAGAGCCCCGCTGCAGCCACCAACCCGGCCCTGCGCCCACCTGGTCTGTGCAAGCAGGGTGCGCACGTCACCAACAGTGTCCTCAGGCCGCATCATCAGCAAAAAGGCCTGGTTGCCGTTCTCGGACTTGATGCGCAGCATGGAGAGCGGGGGCGCCGGTGATTGGGGCAACTCCTGGCTCCTGTGGGGCCAGAGGCCATCAGAGCCCCCACGGCCCAACCCCCACGTTCTCACCCCCATCTGGCCCTCACCTCTCATGCTCGGCAGCCAAGGCAGGCGTCTCCACCACAATCTCTTGGATCTGGGCAGGCCGTGGGCAGCAGTTCTAGAAGGCATTGATGGACAGTGGACAGAGCCCTGACCCCTGCCAGAgtcacaccccacccccaacccttaAAGGAGACTCATTCATGATCAGGAATTGATGAAACCAATGAGCCTAAGGGAGAGGTGGGGATGTTCTGTGTAAAAGAGGATgcgaggagaggagagggaaggaaagctcTGGGAGGCAGCCCCATCATTCCCCCCAAGAAGCCTTGAGTTCTCGAAGCATAGTGGGGGAGACAGAACCCCACACTCACAATCAGACTGGATGCCTAGCCCAAGGTGGGTCAGGGAAGACTTCCCTGGGGAAATGACACCTGAGCTGTGACTGAAGGAAGAGGAGTCCTTAGAAATGGAatggggctggggtggaggtggg
It includes:
- the SH3BGRL3 gene encoding SH3 domain-binding glutamic acid-rich-like protein 3, with protein sequence MSGLRVYSTSVTGSREIKSQQSEVTRILDGKRIQYQLVDISQDNALRDEMRALAGNPKATPPQIVNGDQYCGDYELFVEAVEQNTLQEFLKLA